Proteins encoded within one genomic window of Lampris incognitus isolate fLamInc1 chromosome 19, fLamInc1.hap2, whole genome shotgun sequence:
- the LOC130129747 gene encoding myosin-7-like isoform X1 yields the protein MGDVAMEEFGRAASFLRKSDRERLEAQTRPFDMKKECFVPDPEVEYVKAKIQSRDGEKVTAETEFGKTVTVKEVDVHPQNPPKFDKIEDMAMFTFLHEPAVLFNLKERYAAWMIYTYSGLFCVTVNPYKWLPVYDQSVVNAYRGKKRSEAPPHIFSISDNAYQYMLADRENQSILITGESGAGKTVNTKRVIQYFASIAALPGKKESAASDKKGTLEDQIIQANPALEAFGNAKTIRNDNSSRFGKFIRIHFGVSGKLSSADIETYLLEKSRVTFQLKAERDYHIFYQILSQQKPELLEMLLITNNPYDYAFISQGETTVASINDSEELMATDDAFDVLGFTQEEKNGIYKLTGAIMHYGNMKFKQKQREEQAEADGTEDLDKAAYLMGLNSADLIKGLCHPRVKVGNEWVTKGQNVQQVNYSIGALSKSVYEKMFLWMVVRINQSLDTKQPRQYFIGVLDIAGFEIFDYNTFEQLCINFTNEKLQQFFNHHMFVLEQEEYKKEGIVWEFIDFGMDLAACIELIEKPMGIMSILEEECMFPKASDATFKAKLYDNHLGKSSNFQKPRVVKGKPEAHFSLVHYAGTVDYNITNWLVKNKDPLNETVVGLYQKSALKLLGILFAGYASADAAEGGGGGKKKKGSSFQTVSALHRENLNKLMTNLRSTHPHFVRCIIPNETKTPGAMENPLVMHQLRCNGVLEGIRICRKGFPNRIQYGDFKQRYRILNPNAIPEGQFIDNKKAAEKLLGSLDIDHEQYRFGHTKVFFKAGLLGVLEEMRDDRLTLIITGIQARARGILARIEFQKIVERRDALLVIQWNVRAFMGVKNWPWMKMYFKIKPLLKSAETEKEMANMKEEFLKLKEAYAKSEARRKELEEKMVSLLQEKNDLQLQVQTEQDNLSDAEERCEGLIKSKIQLEAKSKELTERLEDEEEMNAELTAKKRKLEDECSELKKDIDDLELTLAKVEKEKHATENKVKNLTEEMAALDEIIAKLTKEKKALQEAHQQTLDDLQSEEDKVNTLTKAKVKLEQQVDDLEGSLEQEKKVRMDLERAKRKLEGDLKLTQENVMDLENDKQQLEERLKKKDFEISQLNNKIEDEQAMSAQIQKKLKELQARIEELEEELEAERAARAKAEKQRADLARELEEISERLEEAGGATAAQIEMNKKREAEFQKMRRDLEEATLQHEATAATLRKKNADSVADLGEQIDNLQRVKQKLEKEKSELKLELDDVVSNMEQIVKAKINLEKMCRTLEDQMSEYRTKADEGQRTINDFTMQKAKLQTENGELSRQLEEKDSLVSQLTRGKQSYTQQIEDLKRQLEEEVKAKNALAHGVQSARHDCDLLREQFEEEQEAKAELQRSMSKANSEVAQWRTKYETDAIQRTEELEEAKKKLAQRLQDAEEAVEAVNAKCSSLEKTKHRLQSEIEDLMVDVERSNAAAAALDKKQRNFDKVLAEWKQKYEESQTELESSQKEARSLSTELFKLKNSYEESLDNLETMKRENKNLQEEISDLTEQLGEGGKSIHELEKVRKQLEQEKAEIQSALEEAEASLEHEEGKILRAQLEFNQVKADIERKLAEKDEEMEMAKRNQQRVVDTLQSSLEAETRSRNEALRLKKKMEGDLNEMEIQLSQANRQAAEAQKQLKGLHSHLKDSQLQLDDALRANDDLKENNAIVDRRNNLLQAELDELRSLVEQTERGRKLAEQELLDVSERVQLLHSQNTSLLNQKKKLESDTAQLQNEVEEAVQECRNAEEKAKKAITDAAMMAEELKKEQDTSAHLERMKKNMEQTIKDLQHRLDEAEQIAMKGGKKQVQKLEARVRELETEVEAEQKKSSDSVKGVRKYERRIKELTYQTEEDRKNLARLQDLVDKLQLKVKSYKRTSEEAEEQANSNLTKFRKLQHELDEAEERADIAESQVNKMRAKSRDVSSRKGQDEE from the exons ATGGGAGATGTTGCGATGGAAGAATTTGGGAGGGCCGCTTCTTTTCTGAGAAAGTCAGATAGGGAGCGATTGGAGGCCCAGACCAGACCCTTTGACATGAAAAAGGAATGCTTTGTGCCTGACCCTGAGGTTGAGTACGTCAAAGCCAAGATCCAAAGCAGAGATGGGGAAAAAGTCACCGCTGAAACTGAGTTTGGAAAG ACGGTGACTGTGAAGGAGGTTGACGTCCATCCCCAGAACCCGCCAAAGTTTGACAAAATTGAGGACATGGCGATGTTCACCTTCCTCCATGAGCCTGCTGTGCTGTTTAACCTCAAAGAGCGTTATGCAGCCTGGATGATTTAT ACCTACTCAGGGCTGTTCTGTGTCACTGTCAACCCCTATAAGTGGCTGCCAGTGTACGATCAGTCAGTGGTCAATGCCTacagaggaaagaagaggagTGAAGCTCCTCCTCACATCTTCTCCATCTCTGACAATGCCTACCAATACATGTTGGCTG ACAGAGAAAATCAGTCTATCTTGATTAC TGGAGAATCTGGTGCAGGAAAGACCGTCAACACCAAGAGAGTCATCCAGTACTTTGCTAGCATTGCAGCTCTTCCTGGAAAGAAGGAATCTGCAGCTAGTGATAAAAAG GGCACCCTTGAAGATCAAATCATTCAGGCCAACCCTGCTCTGGAGGCTTTTGGGAATGCCAAAACCATCAGAAATGACAACTCCTCCAGATTT GGTAAATTCATCCGAATTCATTTTGGAGTTAGTGGGAAGTTGTCATCTGCTGACATTGAAACTT ATCTGTTGGAGAAATCCCGCGTCACTTTCCAGCTTAAGGCTGAAAGAGACTACCACATCTTTTACCAGATTCTGTCTCAACAGAAACCGGAATTGCTGG AGATGCTGCTCATCACCAACAACCCTTATGACTACGCCTTCATCTCCCAAGGAGAAACTACTGTGGCTTCTATTAATGATTCTGAGGAGCTAATGGCCACTGAT GATGCCTTTGATGTGTTGGGCTTCACCCAAGAGGAGAAGAATGGCATTTATAAGTTGACCGGTGCCATCATGCACTATGGAAACATGAAGTTCAAACAGAAGCAGAGGGAGGAGCAAGCAGAGGCTGATGGCACTGAAG ATCTTGACAAGGCAGCATATCTGATGGGGTTGAACTCTGCTGATCTGATCAAGGGTCTGTGTCACCCAAGGGTCAAAGTAGGAAATGAGTGGGTCACCAAAGGTCAGAATGTACAGCAG GTCAACTATTCCATTGGTGCACTGTCCAAGTCAGTGTATGAGAAGATGTTCTTGTGGATGGTGGTGAGAATCAACCAATCGCTGGACACCAAGCAACCTCGCCAGTACTTCATTGGTGTGCTAGATATTGCTGGATTTGAGATCTTTGAC tacaACACCTTTGAGCAGCTGTGTATCAACTTCACTAATGAGAAGCTGCAACAGTTCTTCAACCACCACATGTTTGTGCTGGAACAAGAAGAGTACAAGAAAGAGGGCATTGTGTGGGAGTTCATTGACTTTGGTATGGACTTGGCAGCCTGCATTGAACTCATTGAGAAG CCCATGGGCATCATGTCCATCCTTGAAGAGGAGTGCATGTTCCCCAAAGccagtgatgcaacattcaaagcCAAGCTGTATGACAACCACCTGGGCAAGTCATCCAACTTCCAGAAGCCCAGGGTTGTCAAGGGGAAGCCAGAAGCTCATTTCTCCCTGGTTCACTATGCTGGCACTGTGGATTATAACATTACCAACTGGCTAGTGAAGAACAAGGACCCTCTCAATGAAACTGTGGTTGGACTATATCAGAAGTCAGCCCTTAAATTGTTAGGAATTCTCTTTGCTGGCTATGCCAGTGCAGATGCAG CTgaaggaggaggtggaggcaAAAAGAAGAAAGGTTCTTCCTTCCAGACTGTGTCTGCATTGCACAGG GAGAATTTGAACAAGCTCATGACCAACTTGAGGTCAACTCACCCCCACTTTGTGCGCTGCATCATCCCCAATGAGACCAAGACTCCTGGGGCCATGGAGAATCCACTAGTGATGCATCAGTTGCGCTGTAACGGTGTGCTGGAAGGCATCAGGATCTGCAGAAAGGGATTCCCAAATAGGATCCAGTATGGTGATTTCaaacaaag ATATCGTATCCTAAATCCAAATGCTATCCCAGAGGGACAATTCATTGACAACAAGAAGGCAGCAGAGAAACTTCTGGGTTCCCTGGATATTGACCATGAACAGTATAGATTTGGACATACAAAG GTGTTCTTCAAAGCTGGTCTACTGGGTGTTCTCGAGGAGATGAGAGACGACCGTCTCACTCTCATTATCACTGGAATTCAGGCACGAGCCAGAGGAATACTTGCCAGAATTGAGTTTCAGAAAATTGTAGAACGCAG AGATGCCTTATTGGTCATCCAGTGGAACGTGCGTGCCTTCATGGGTGTCAAGAATTGGCCCTGGATGAAGATGTACTTCAAGATCAAGCCCTTGCTGAAATCAGCAGAGACTGAGAAGGAGATGGCAAATATGAAGGAAGAATTCCTGAAGCTTAAAGAGGCTTACGCTAAATCTGAAGCCCGGAGGAAAGAGTTGGAGGAAAAAATGGTCTCACTTCTCCAAGAGAAGAATGACCTTCAGCTCCAAGTCCAAACT GAACAAGACAATCTCTCAGATGCTGAAGAGCGCTGTGAGGGTCTGATCAAAAGCAAAATCCAGCTTGAGGCTAAAAGCAAAGAGCTGACAGAGAGACTggaagatgaggaggagatgAATGCAGAACTGACAGCTAAGAAGAGGAAGCTGGAGGATGAGTGTTCAGAACTAAAGAAAGACATTGATGATCTGGAGCTCACTTTGGCCAAGGTGGAAAAGGAGAAACATGCCACTGAGAACAAG GTTAAAAACCTGACTGAAGAGATGGCAGCATTGGACGAAATTATTGCCAAGCTGACCAAGGAAAAGAAGGCTCTTCAGGAGGCTCATCAGCAGACACTGGATGACCTACAGAGTGAGGAGGACAAAGTCAACACTCTGACCAAGGCCAAAGTCAAACTGGAGCAGCAGGTTGATGAT CTTGAAGGATCACTGGAGCAAGAGAAAAAGGTAAGGATGGATCTGGAAAGGGCAAAGAGAAAGCTGGAAGGAGACTTGAAGTTGACCCAGGAGAATGTAATGGATCTAGAAAATGATAAGCAGCAACTGGAAGAAAGACTGAAGAA GAAAGACTTTGAGATCAGCCAGCTCAACAATAAGATTGAGGATGAACAAGCCATGAGTGCTCAGATCCAGAAGAAACTGAAGGAGCTTCAG GCTCGTATTGAGGAGctggaggaagagctggaggCTGAGAGAGCTGCCCGAGCCAAGGCGGAGAAACAGAGGGCTGACTTGGCCAGAGAGCTGGAGGAGATCAGCGAGAGGCTGGAGGAGGCTGGTGGAGCCACTGCTGCCCAGATTGAGATGAACAAGAAGAGGGAGGCTGAGTTTCAGAAGATGCGCAGAGACCTGGAAGAGGCCACTCTGCAGCATGAGGCCACTGCTGCTACCCTGAGAAAGAAGAACGCAGACAGTGTGGCTGACCTGGGAGAGCAGATTGACAACCTTCAGAGAGTCAAGCAGAAGCTagagaaagagaagagtgagCTCAAACTGGAGCTTGATGATGTGGTCTCCAACATGGAGCAGATTGTCAAGGCCAAG ATAAATCTGGAAAAAATGTGTCGCACTCTCGAGGACCAGATGAGTGAATACAGGACAAAAGCTGATGAGGGCCAGCGCACCATCAATGATTTCACCATGCAAAAAGCAAAGCTTCAAACTGAGAATG GTGAACTTTCCAGACAGCTGGAGGAGAAGGACTCTCTTGtctcccagctgaccagaggaaaaCAATCATACACTCAGCAGATTGAGGACCTCAAGAGACAACTGGAAGAGGAAGTCAAG GCAAAGAATGCTCTTGCTCATGGAGTGCAGTCTGCCCGCCATGACTGTGACCTGCTGAGGGAGCAGtttgaggaggagcaggaggccaagGCTGAGCTGCAGCGCAGTATGTCGAAGGCAAACTCTGAGGTGGCTCAGTGGAGAACTAAGTATGAAACTGATGCCATCCAGAGGACTGAGGAATTGGAGGAGGCAAA GAAGAAGCTGGCTCAACGTCTGCAGGATGCAGAGGAAGCTGTGGAAGCAGTTAATGCCAAGTGTTCCTCCCTGgagaagactaaacacagacttcAGAGTGAAATTGAGGATCTCATGGTTGACGTGGAGAGGTCTAATGCTGCTGCAGCTGCTCTGGACAAGAAACAAAGAAACTTTGATAAG GTCTTGGCTGAGTGGAAGCAAAAGTATGAGGAATCCCAGACTGAGCTAGAAAGCTCCCAGAAAGAGGCCAGGTCTCTCAGCACTGAGCTTTTCAAATTGAAGAACTCTTATGAAGAGTCATTGGATAATCTAGAGACCATGAAGAGAGAAAATAAGAATCTTCAAG AGGAAATTTCTGACCTGACTGAGCAACTTGGTGAGGGAGGAAAGAGCATTCATGAGCTGGAAAAGGTCCGCAAACAACTGGAACAGGAGAAAGCTGAAATACAGTCTGCTCTTGAGGAAGCTGAG GCCTCCCTGGAGCATGAGGAGGGTAAGATCCTCAGAGCTCAGCTGGAGTTCAACCAGGTAAAGGCTGACATTGAGCGTAAACTGGCAGAAAAGGATGAGGAGATGGAGATGGCTAAGAGGAATCAGCAGAGAGTGGTGGATACTCTGCAAAGCTCCCTGGAGGCTGAAACTCGCAGCAGGAATGAGGCTCTCAGGCTGAAGAAGAAGATGGAGGGGGACCTCAATGAGATGGAGATCCAGCTTAGCCAGGCCAACAGGCAGGCAGCAGAGGCTCAGAAGCAACTCAAGGGTCTCCATTCTCATCTAAAG GATTCCCAGCTGCAGCTTGATGATGCTCTCCGTGCCAATGATGATCTGAAGGAGAACAATGCCATTGTAGATAGACGCAACAATCTGCTGCAGGCTGAACTTGATGAGCTCAGGTCTCTGGTGGAGCAGACTGAGAGAGGTCGTAAACTGGCTGAGCAGGAACTGTTGGATGTCAGTGAGAGAGTTCAGCTGCTCCATTCTCAG AACACCAGTCTGCTGAACCAGAAGAAAAAGCTTGAGAGTGACACAGCCCAGCTTCAGAATGAAGTGGAAGAGGCTGTGCAGGAATGTAGAAATGCTGAGGAGAAGGCCAAGAAGGCCATTACTGATGCTGCCATGATGGCAGAGGAGCTGAAGAAGGAGCAGGACACCAGCGCTCACTTGGAGCGCATGAAAAAGAACATGGAGCAGACCATCAAGGACTTGCAGCACCGTCTGGATGAAGCTGAGCAAATTGCCATGAAAGGTGGCAAGAAGCAGGTCCAGAAGCTGGAAGCCAGG GTGAGGGAGCTGGAGACGGAAGTGGAAGCTGAGCAAAAGAAGAGCAGTGACTCAGTGAAAGGAGTTCGTAAATATGAGAGGCGCATTAAGGAGCTCACCTATCAG ACTGAGGAGGACCGAAAGAATTTAGCCCGTCTCCAGGACCTGGTAGACAAGTTGCAGCTGAAGGTCAAATCCTACAAGAGAACTTCAGAGGAGGCT GAGGAACAAGCGAACAGCAATCTGACCAAGTTCCGAAAGCTGCAGCACGAGCTGGATGAGGCCGAGGAGAGAGCTGACATTGCAGAATCTCAGGTCAACAAGATGAGAGCCAAGAGCCGTGATGTTAGCTCCAGG AAAGGACAAGATGAAGAGTGA